The DNA sequence GGCCTTTACCCCGGAAGTCACGGTGCGAACCTCCTCGGGCAGCACCACCGCCAACCTGCCCGGCACCGTGACCACGACGGGCGGCGCCATCGCCAACGGTCAGAGCCGGAGCTTCCCCGTGAACGTGACCTCGGCGGGGACCTACCGCCTGTCGGTTCAGAGCACCTCTGGCCTGAACAGCCGCCTGATCAACGTGGCCTTTAATGGCACCAACTACGACCTCGCCGTGGACGCCGGCCAGACCGTGATTGCCGATTTCCCGAACGTGGGGACCGGCGCGGGGACCATCACGATCACCGCCAAGAGCGACGGCGTGACCATCGGCACGGTCAGCGGCGCGAACCTCAGCGGCGGCGGGACCACCGACCCCTGCGCCACCGATAGCGTGGCCCCCAGCGTGCCTGCCGGCCTCACCTCGCCGGGCAAGACCGGCAGCAGCGTCACCCTGAGCTGGACCGCCAGCACCGACAACTGCGGGGTCAGCAAGTACGAGATCTACACCAACGGCGCCCTGAGCGGCAGCGTGACCGGCACCGGGGCCACCGTGACCGGCCTGAGCGCGGGCACCGTGTACGCCTTCAAGGTGCGGGCCCTGGACGCCCGGAACAACGCCTCGGCCTTCACGGGGGACCTGAACGTCACCACGGCCACCAGCGCGGTCACTGTGCCCGGCGTGATCACCCCCAGCGTGGGCGCGATTGCCAATGGCGCCAGCCGGGCCTACGACCTACAGGTGAACAGCGCCAGCAACCTGCGCTTTCTGGTCACCAACGCCAGCAGCGCCGCCAGCAGCGCCTTTACCCTGAGCTTCAACGGCCGCAGCGTACCCCTCTCGATTGGCGCGGGGCAGACCATCCCGGTGGACTTTGCCGGCGTGGGCGCTGGCCCGAAGACCCTGACCCTGACCGCCAATTCGGCCGGCGTGAGCCTGGGCAAACTGGAGGCCGTGACGTACTAGAGCGGTTGCCATGAAGATGCTGTTGGGTCTTGACCCGCTCCCCGCGTGGGAGAGGGAAAGGGGGAAGCCGCACCCTTGCCTATTCTGGCCTTGACCCTTTCCCCTTGTGGGACCCGAAGAGCGGCGCCGCAGAGGGGGGTGAGGGAGTTCTTTGGTCAACCGCTCTATCACGAGGCCCAGAGCCGCCTGGGGGGGACTCCCGGCGGCTTTGGGGCAAAACGAGCCGCGTGTTGACGGAAGACAGCGGCGCCGGCGGCCTGAACGGGCATCTGCGATCAGAACAGCGCCGCTTGAGGCGTGGGGTGGGCCCAGCGGCCCGCCCCCTTGCCTTGCCCTACAACCAGCCGCGCCAGCGGCCCAGGCCCACCACCACCACAATCAGCCCCAGGCTGAACAGCAGCACATCGCGGAACCCGGTGTTGCCGGCCTTGAAGACATCCGCCTGAAAGTTCATGCCCATCAGCCCAGCCACCGCCGCAATGATCCCCAGCGTCACCGTCACCACGGTCAGCACCCGCATCACCTCGTTGGTGCGCTGGCCCGTGGAACTCATCAAGAGGTCGAAGGTGCCCAGCACCGCCTCGCGCGCCTGGGCAATCGCGTCCTGGGTGTGCTCGAAGTTGTGCAGCAAGCGGCTGAGGCGCTCTTCAGGCTGGTCGTGCTGAAACACGGTGAACTCGGGGCTGGCCAGCGCCACGTACACCGGGCGGTGGGCACTGAACACCCGCCGCAGGGCGCTGACCTCCCGCCGCACGGCGATCAGGCGAGCCAGGTGCGCGCGGCCCTCGGCAGGCTGGGCCAGAATGCGCTCGTCCAGATGGTCAATGTGCGCTTCCACTGGCTCCAGGGCCCGGCGGTGGGCTTCCACATGGTGGCCCAGCACCACGGCCAGAAAGGCGGCGGCGTCCAGCGCGCCCAGATGGGTGTCGGCCTCCAGCTGCGCGCGGAAGGCGTCCAGAAACCCGGCTGGCCCGGCGTGCACGGTGTACACCACGTTTTCCTGCGCGGCCATGTTCACCGGCACCGGGGGCCCCAGACCGCGCGCCTTTTCCGGGCGGGGCGAGAGCACCCGCAGGTGAACGGCCTGGGCCAGCCGGTGCAGGGCCGGCTCCTGGCCCTCACGGCACAGCCAGTCGCGGGTCAGGTCGTCGGCGGGCAGGGAGCCGCAGGCGGCGGCCAGCGGCTCGCCTTCACCGGCCTGCACGTCCACCCACAGCAGTTGATGGGGCTGAAGGGTCAGCGCCTCCCGGCCCAGCTGGACGGGGCGGTCCTGGCCGTCGGCATCGAACAGCAGCGCGGACACGGTGGCCATAGCGCTACTGTAGGCCCGCGCCCGCGCCGGGCAGATGTTGCTCGCCTAAGAGCGGGCCTGGGCCAATCCTTACCGTTGCGCTCAGCGGGAAAAGTCGTGTGGGTGCGTGCGGTGCCAGTTCCAGGCGGTGC is a window from the Deinococcus multiflagellatus genome containing:
- a CDS encoding CorA family divalent cation transporter, yielding MATVSALLFDADGQDRPVQLGREALTLQPHQLLWVDVQAGEGEPLAAACGSLPADDLTRDWLCREGQEPALHRLAQAVHLRVLSPRPEKARGLGPPVPVNMAAQENVVYTVHAGPAGFLDAFRAQLEADTHLGALDAAAFLAVVLGHHVEAHRRALEPVEAHIDHLDERILAQPAEGRAHLARLIAVRREVSALRRVFSAHRPVYVALASPEFTVFQHDQPEERLSRLLHNFEHTQDAIAQAREAVLGTFDLLMSSTGQRTNEVMRVLTVVTVTLGIIAAVAGLMGMNFQADVFKAGNTGFRDVLLFSLGLIVVVVGLGRWRGWL